In Pseudomonas sp. R76, one genomic interval encodes:
- a CDS encoding FxsA family protein — MRPFLLLFLLFPVLELFVFVQVSGAIGFFPALLLIILGSMLGVLVLRVAGLATALRARESLNRGELPAQTMLEGLMMALAGGLLILPGFISDVVGLVMLLPVTRKLLAGKMRQRAEEAAIRQRAFADDLQPRGGPAPRQPLGREGDVIEGEFEHRDSK, encoded by the coding sequence ATGCGCCCTTTTTTATTGCTCTTTCTGCTATTTCCGGTGTTGGAGCTGTTCGTATTCGTTCAAGTCAGCGGTGCGATCGGGTTTTTCCCGGCCCTGTTGCTGATCATTCTCGGCTCGATGCTCGGCGTTCTGGTGCTGCGCGTCGCCGGCCTGGCCACGGCGTTGCGTGCCCGTGAAAGCTTGAACCGCGGCGAGCTGCCAGCCCAGACCATGCTTGAAGGCCTGATGATGGCTTTGGCCGGCGGCCTGTTGATCCTGCCGGGTTTCATCAGTGACGTGGTCGGCCTGGTCATGCTGCTGCCGGTCACCCGCAAGCTGCTGGCCGGCAAGATGCGCCAGCGCGCTGAAGAGGCTGCGATTCGCCAGCGTGCGTTCGCCGACGACCTGCAACCCCGTGGCGGCCCGGCCCCGCGCCAGCCGCTGGGGCGTGAAGGTGATGTGATCGAAGGCGAGTTCGAACACCGCGACAGTAAATAA